From a region of the Brevibacterium siliguriense genome:
- a CDS encoding succinate dehydrogenase hydrophobic membrane anchor subunit, giving the protein MSTTSIPAPRTGYSRHKSTRSKFEMFAWLFMRISGVVLVILIFGHLFVNLWAGDGVQAIDFGFVAGKWASPFWQIWDLLMLWLAMLHGTNGLRTIIMDYSEKPGTRMSLQVILYIASVIVIVLGTLVIFTFDPCPAGADPAVLAEFCKA; this is encoded by the coding sequence ATGAGCACAACATCCATTCCGGCTCCGCGGACCGGCTACTCCCGGCACAAGTCGACGCGCTCGAAGTTCGAGATGTTCGCATGGCTGTTCATGCGCATTTCGGGTGTCGTCCTCGTCATCCTCATCTTCGGCCACCTGTTCGTGAACCTGTGGGCCGGCGACGGCGTCCAGGCCATCGACTTCGGCTTCGTCGCAGGCAAGTGGGCCAGCCCGTTCTGGCAGATCTGGGATCTGCTCATGCTGTGGCTGGCGATGCTGCACGGCACCAACGGTCTGCGCACCATCATCATGGACTACTCCGAGAAGCCCGGCACACGCATGTCCCTCCAGGTGATCCTCTACATCGCCTCGGTCATCGTCATCGTGCTCGGCACGCTCGTCATCTTCACGTTCGATCCCTGCCCGGCCGGAGCGGACCCCGCGGTCCTGGCTGAGTTCTGCAAGGCCTAA
- the sdhC gene encoding succinate dehydrogenase, cytochrome b556 subunit — protein sequence MAKASTGTLYRGNEGMWSWVAHRVTGVGIFFFLLVHVLDTALVRVSPEAYNAVIGTYKTPVMAFGEIALVAAIAFHAFNGLRVILVDFSKSGPKNQKKLFWGVMIVWLIIMIAFIPRQLMHTFGG from the coding sequence GTGGCCAAAGCGTCTACGGGCACTCTGTACCGAGGAAACGAAGGAATGTGGTCCTGGGTCGCGCATCGCGTCACAGGCGTCGGAATCTTCTTCTTCCTTCTGGTCCACGTGCTCGATACTGCCCTCGTCCGCGTCTCGCCCGAGGCCTACAACGCAGTGATCGGAACCTATAAGACACCAGTCATGGCGTTCGGTGAGATCGCGCTCGTCGCCGCTATCGCATTCCATGCGTTCAACGGTCTGCGCGTCATTCTCGTCGATTTCTCGAAGAGTGGCCCGAAAAACCAGAAGAAGCTGTTCTGGGGAGTCATGATCGTGTGGCTCATCATCATGATCGCCTTCATTCCCCGCCAGCTGATGCACACCTTCGGAGGCTGA
- a CDS encoding mannose-1-phosphate guanylyltransferase, producing the protein MNTHFHAIIPAGGSGTRLWPLSRRATPKFLHDVLGLGRSLIQATWDRVAPIVGEDRVWVVTGESHFDQVAEQLPHIAHGQIITEPSPKDSAAAIGLAAMIIAREDPDAIVGSFSADHSITNVDEFRLVIDQAVAAAETGDIVTIGIMPRNPATAYGYIETGDLLGLDRAPTARRALAFAEKPEASTARQYVNSGHYRWNAGMFIAKASSLLDILAEEDPDLYSGLARIAEAWDTPDHDDVVRAVWPGLEKRAIDYVVAEPAAAAGRVIVIPGDFGWDDVGDFDSVARLRQPVPGEPRGVISIGGNTDLLEVDASGVVFSEGPRTVAIVGLEDLVVVDTDDVLLITSRSHAQDVKKAVSVAGERGLDELL; encoded by the coding sequence GTGAACACGCACTTCCACGCCATCATCCCCGCCGGCGGATCCGGAACGCGACTGTGGCCGCTGTCGCGTCGGGCGACGCCGAAGTTCCTCCACGATGTCCTCGGCCTCGGCCGCAGCCTCATCCAGGCCACCTGGGACCGGGTCGCGCCCATCGTCGGCGAAGACAGAGTCTGGGTGGTCACCGGTGAGAGTCACTTCGATCAGGTCGCCGAGCAGCTTCCGCATATCGCCCACGGCCAGATCATCACCGAACCCTCCCCGAAGGATTCCGCCGCCGCCATCGGACTCGCCGCCATGATCATCGCCCGCGAGGATCCCGACGCCATCGTCGGATCGTTCTCCGCCGACCATTCGATCACGAACGTCGACGAATTCCGTCTCGTCATCGACCAGGCCGTCGCGGCCGCAGAGACCGGGGACATCGTCACGATCGGCATCATGCCCCGCAATCCCGCCACCGCCTACGGCTATATCGAGACCGGTGATCTGCTCGGTCTCGACCGGGCGCCCACTGCCAGGCGGGCACTGGCCTTCGCGGAGAAGCCGGAGGCGAGCACGGCCCGTCAGTACGTGAACTCCGGACACTACCGCTGGAACGCGGGCATGTTCATCGCAAAGGCCTCCTCCCTGCTCGACATCCTCGCCGAGGAGGACCCCGACCTCTACTCCGGACTGGCCCGGATCGCCGAGGCCTGGGACACCCCCGACCACGACGACGTCGTGCGTGCGGTATGGCCCGGACTGGAGAAGCGCGCCATCGACTATGTGGTGGCAGAACCCGCGGCCGCGGCCGGGCGAGTCATCGTCATCCCCGGCGACTTCGGCTGGGACGACGTCGGCGACTTCGATTCGGTGGCCCGACTGCGGCAGCCGGTGCCGGGGGAGCCCCGGGGAGTCATCTCGATCGGCGGGAACACTGATCTGCTCGAAGTCGATGCCTCGGGAGTCGTGTTCTCCGAAGGTCCGCGGACTGTTGCGATCGTCGGACTCGAGGACCTCGTCGTCGTCGACACCGATGACGTCCTGCTCATCACCTCCCGCTCGCATGCTCAGGATGTGAAGAAGGCAGTGTCCGTCGCCGGTGAGCGCGGACTCGACGAACTTCTCTGA
- a CDS encoding amidohydrolase → MISSTIAEIGAELIDFRRDIHAHPELSFQEFETTEKIVARLEAAGLEPRRLDGTGVVCEVGEGPVAVGLRADIDALPVDDLIDEEFRSTVPGVAHACGHDVHLTALIGAGIALQKIHESRPGGLGGRVRLIFQPGEEVTPGGALRVISQGVLDDVPEVYAVHCDPNVDIGKVGSRIGAITAAGDTVIIRLSGHGGHTSRPHLTEDLVYALGKLATDLPSTLGRLIDPRHAISLVWGEISAGHAANVVPSEGILRGTLRCLDVDGWNQVAEVLPELVDRIAGPYGVEVDLEHRRGVPPVVNTEDQVTLIESAVRGELGENSVQLTPQSMGGEDFAWYLTHCPGALIRLGTRTPGGITYDIHQGDLLIDERAVEIAARVFTATALKVLDRNR, encoded by the coding sequence GTGATCAGCTCGACAATCGCAGAGATCGGTGCAGAGCTCATCGATTTCCGCCGCGACATCCATGCCCACCCGGAACTGTCCTTCCAGGAGTTCGAGACCACCGAGAAGATCGTCGCCCGGCTCGAAGCCGCCGGTCTCGAGCCGCGGCGACTCGACGGAACCGGGGTCGTCTGCGAGGTCGGCGAAGGACCGGTGGCCGTGGGACTGCGGGCCGATATCGACGCCCTGCCCGTCGATGACCTCATCGATGAGGAATTCCGCTCCACCGTTCCCGGCGTCGCCCATGCCTGCGGCCACGACGTCCATCTGACCGCCCTCATCGGTGCAGGCATCGCCCTGCAGAAGATCCACGAATCACGTCCCGGCGGGCTCGGCGGACGCGTGCGTCTGATCTTCCAACCCGGTGAGGAGGTCACCCCGGGCGGAGCGCTGCGCGTGATCTCGCAAGGCGTCCTCGACGACGTGCCCGAGGTCTACGCCGTCCACTGCGACCCCAACGTCGACATCGGCAAGGTCGGTTCGCGCATCGGCGCCATCACCGCAGCCGGCGACACCGTCATCATCCGCCTCTCCGGCCATGGCGGGCACACCTCCCGTCCGCACTTGACCGAAGATCTCGTCTATGCGCTGGGCAAACTCGCCACCGACCTGCCCTCGACCCTGGGCCGGCTGATCGATCCGAGGCACGCGATCTCTCTGGTGTGGGGCGAGATCAGCGCCGGCCACGCCGCGAACGTCGTCCCCAGCGAGGGCATTCTGCGCGGGACCCTGCGCTGCCTCGACGTCGACGGTTGGAACCAGGTTGCCGAGGTGCTGCCCGAGCTCGTCGATCGCATCGCCGGACCCTACGGAGTCGAGGTCGACCTCGAACACCGCCGAGGCGTCCCACCGGTGGTCAACACCGAAGACCAGGTGACACTTATCGAATCGGCCGTGCGCGGCGAACTCGGCGAGAACTCCGTCCAGCTGACACCGCAGTCGATGGGCGGTGAGGACTTCGCGTGGTATCTCACCCACTGCCCGGGTGCACTCATCAGACTGGGCACCCGCACGCCCGGCGGCATCACCTACGACATCCACCAGGGTGATCTGCTCATCGACGAACGCGCTGTGGAGATCGCCGCCCGAGTGTTCACGGCCACCGCGCTCAAGGTCCTCGACCGCAATCGCTGA
- a CDS encoding BMP family ABC transporter substrate-binding protein: protein MSPSARSISLAAFAAVGTLVLTGCSVTAPEALEEERLGCLISAPAGFDDHSAGALTLEEAELARGAGVFSGTSSQRVSGGSATSAALDRMHRHDCALTTVIGPGGADELADFAAAHPGDLFLGVASGTDDLPKNVLSMDFDLVPPAFIAGYTAATASETGKVGAVVSHGFPQSDRILAAFDAGVDLYNKEKDEDLPKAESYRPSTGGAASASGSPRAIDDTRDAGKDYFERSFASDVDVLVPFGSAAAMGVVASADEKRIDLTTATQGPEVDGEGPSLPKVVWYGTAGGFSKTIVATVEPNVRRGLRTMFPDWPQSKNPDEAAPAPKTGPEEIGGFRVADRRYWGTLDNGGVRIVAEDGFLSRVSDAGRGITDLRERIKSGEIDPEKG, encoded by the coding sequence ATGAGTCCGAGCGCCCGCAGCATCTCCCTCGCCGCCTTCGCCGCGGTGGGCACCCTGGTGCTGACCGGCTGCTCCGTCACGGCCCCCGAAGCACTCGAAGAGGAACGGCTGGGGTGTCTCATCTCCGCACCAGCCGGCTTCGACGACCATTCCGCCGGTGCACTCACCCTCGAGGAGGCGGAACTCGCCCGTGGAGCCGGGGTCTTCTCGGGCACCTCGAGCCAGCGGGTTTCGGGTGGGTCGGCCACCTCGGCGGCTTTGGATCGGATGCACCGACACGACTGTGCACTGACCACGGTCATCGGGCCCGGCGGAGCGGACGAACTCGCGGACTTCGCCGCGGCCCACCCCGGTGACCTGTTCCTCGGGGTCGCCAGCGGCACCGACGACCTGCCGAAGAACGTTCTCAGCATGGACTTCGACCTCGTGCCGCCGGCCTTCATCGCCGGCTACACCGCGGCCACGGCCTCAGAGACCGGGAAGGTCGGCGCCGTCGTCTCGCACGGATTCCCGCAGTCCGACCGCATCCTGGCCGCCTTCGACGCGGGCGTCGATCTGTACAACAAGGAGAAGGACGAGGACCTGCCGAAGGCGGAGTCGTACCGGCCCTCCACGGGAGGGGCCGCCTCGGCGAGCGGTTCGCCCCGGGCGATCGACGATACTCGCGATGCGGGGAAGGACTACTTCGAACGATCCTTCGCCTCCGACGTCGACGTGCTCGTCCCATTCGGGTCGGCGGCGGCAATGGGGGTGGTCGCCTCGGCGGATGAGAAGCGGATCGACCTGACCACGGCCACGCAGGGCCCGGAAGTTGACGGGGAGGGACCGAGCCTGCCGAAGGTCGTCTGGTACGGCACCGCGGGCGGATTCTCCAAAACGATCGTGGCCACCGTGGAGCCGAACGTGCGCCGCGGCCTGCGCACGATGTTCCCCGATTGGCCGCAGAGCAAGAACCCCGACGAGGCGGCCCCCGCGCCGAAGACCGGGCCCGAGGAGATCGGCGGCTTCCGCGTCGCCGACCGCCGCTACTGGGGCACTCTCGACAACGGAGGTGTGCGCATCGTCGCCGAGGACGGATTCCTCTCCCGCGTCTCCGACGCCGGGCGCGGAATCACGGACCTCCGGGAACGGATCAAGAGCGGGGAGATCGACCCGGAGAAAGGATGA
- a CDS encoding adenosine deaminase, with product MNVPAGVASDDPILQLPKVSLHDHLDGGLRPSTMIELADSIGHTLPATDAEALGRWFSESANSGDLVRYLETFSHTVAVMQSEDNLRRVAKEWVLDQVADGVFYAEARWAPEQHLEGGLELDAVVEAVQDGLEAGVSEAAADGKYIRVGQLITAMRQADNALAIAELAIRHREKGADSGVVGFDIAGPENGFPPSAHLSAFNALHQAYVPVTIHAGEAAGKESIHEAVTICHAQRLGHGARIVEDMDIVDGQGQLGSLAAWVLDQQIPLELCPSSNLQTDIGGTIASHPITGLKDLGFAVTINPDNRLMSGTSVSREMRLLVDEAGWNQTDLEWATVNAVTAAFLPLDVRERMLDEILIPGFARVTI from the coding sequence ATGAATGTACCCGCCGGCGTCGCATCGGACGACCCCATCCTGCAGCTGCCCAAAGTCTCCCTCCACGATCACCTCGACGGCGGTCTGCGCCCGTCGACGATGATCGAGTTGGCCGACTCGATCGGTCACACCCTGCCCGCCACCGACGCCGAGGCGCTGGGACGGTGGTTCTCCGAATCCGCGAACTCCGGTGACCTCGTCCGCTACCTCGAGACGTTCTCGCACACCGTGGCGGTCATGCAGAGCGAGGACAATCTGCGCCGTGTGGCCAAGGAATGGGTCCTCGATCAGGTGGCCGACGGAGTGTTCTACGCCGAGGCCCGGTGGGCTCCCGAACAGCATCTCGAAGGCGGGCTCGAGCTCGACGCCGTCGTCGAAGCCGTCCAGGACGGTTTGGAGGCCGGTGTCTCCGAGGCTGCAGCCGACGGCAAGTACATCCGCGTCGGACAGCTCATCACGGCCATGCGGCAGGCCGACAATGCGCTGGCGATCGCCGAACTGGCCATCCGTCATCGTGAGAAGGGCGCGGATTCCGGTGTCGTCGGCTTCGACATCGCCGGACCCGAGAACGGCTTCCCGCCGTCAGCGCATCTCTCCGCCTTCAACGCCCTGCACCAGGCATACGTGCCGGTGACGATCCATGCCGGTGAGGCCGCCGGCAAGGAATCCATCCACGAAGCAGTCACCATCTGCCACGCTCAGCGTCTGGGCCATGGTGCGCGCATCGTCGAGGATATGGACATCGTCGACGGTCAGGGCCAGCTCGGCAGTCTCGCCGCCTGGGTCCTCGACCAGCAGATCCCGCTCGAACTGTGCCCGAGCTCCAACCTGCAGACCGACATCGGCGGCACCATCGCCAGCCATCCGATCACGGGGCTCAAGGACCTCGGATTCGCGGTCACCATCAACCCGGACAACCGGCTCATGTCCGGCACATCCGTGTCGCGGGAGATGCGTCTGCTCGTCGACGAGGCCGGTTGGAATCAGACCGATCTCGAATGGGCGACGGTCAACGCCGTGACCGCCGCCTTTCTGCCGCTGGATGTGCGCGAGCGCATGCTCGATGAGATCCTCATCCCCGGATTCGCCCGGGTGACCATTTGA
- a CDS encoding FAD-dependent oxidoreductase, with the protein MRIAVIGAGIGGLSAAVGLQRAGADVTVFERAPEVRAGGSGLSIFANGLAALETLGLSEAFAAVTDAGVDVFAAGQRRADGRWIAQVPNESVGALRIVDRADLHRILLDALAPATVRTGSEVAVTSTGGKLRVEAGSAGSAGSESFDLIIGADGLHSRTRTVVDGETVAPRYSGYSAWRGITSVPVDLSGEAGESVRHGRRFGIAPLADGRVYWFAVANMPQNAVFTDEKATVEQMFSGWHSPIADLIAATPAEEVRRTAISDLSRRLARFHRGRVVLIGDAAHAMTPNLGQGGGQALEDAATLTVLLTPVLAHREAGNAAESSAALESALRRHDALRRPRTQSIAQKSRLMGQVFQLESPLLAGLRNAVFSAVPSRLIAAQAASVQKWSPPTV; encoded by the coding sequence ATGAGGATCGCTGTGATCGGAGCCGGAATCGGCGGACTCTCGGCGGCCGTGGGACTGCAGAGAGCCGGTGCCGACGTCACCGTGTTCGAACGCGCCCCCGAGGTGAGAGCCGGAGGTTCGGGACTGTCGATCTTCGCCAACGGTCTCGCCGCGCTGGAGACCCTGGGGCTGAGCGAGGCGTTCGCTGCCGTCACCGACGCCGGCGTCGATGTATTCGCGGCAGGTCAGCGTCGCGCCGACGGGCGCTGGATCGCTCAGGTGCCCAATGAATCGGTCGGTGCGCTGCGCATTGTCGACCGTGCCGATCTCCACCGCATCCTCCTCGACGCTCTGGCCCCGGCGACGGTGCGCACCGGCTCCGAGGTGGCCGTGACCAGCACCGGTGGGAAGCTGAGAGTCGAAGCCGGGTCGGCCGGGTCCGCGGGGTCTGAGTCCTTCGACCTCATCATCGGCGCCGACGGTCTGCACAGCCGGACCCGCACCGTCGTCGACGGGGAGACGGTCGCCCCGCGGTACTCCGGGTATTCCGCGTGGCGGGGCATCACCTCGGTGCCGGTGGATCTGTCCGGTGAAGCCGGGGAATCGGTCAGGCACGGGCGCCGCTTCGGCATCGCCCCGTTGGCCGACGGCCGCGTCTACTGGTTCGCGGTGGCGAATATGCCGCAGAACGCGGTCTTCACCGATGAGAAGGCCACCGTCGAGCAGATGTTCTCCGGCTGGCACTCCCCCATCGCCGATCTCATCGCAGCCACCCCCGCCGAGGAGGTCCGCCGCACTGCGATCTCCGACCTCTCCCGCCGATTGGCCAGGTTCCATCGTGGCCGTGTCGTGCTCATCGGGGATGCCGCGCATGCGATGACACCGAACCTCGGCCAGGGCGGAGGTCAGGCGCTCGAAGACGCTGCGACCCTCACTGTCCTGCTCACGCCGGTGCTCGCGCACCGCGAGGCAGGAAACGCTGCCGAATCGTCAGCCGCGCTCGAGTCGGCCCTGCGGCGCCATGATGCGCTGCGTCGGCCGCGGACGCAGTCGATCGCGCAGAAGTCCCGCCTCATGGGTCAGGTGTTCCAGCTCGAATCGCCGCTGTTGGCGGGGCTGCGCAATGCTGTCTTCTCCGCCGTCCCGTCGAGACTCATCGCCGCACAGGCCGCGAGCGTCCAGAAATGGTCACCTCCGACAGTGTGA
- a CDS encoding GNAT family N-acetyltransferase, with protein MHDYLTNFTGARPPRREPIHGQYVDLEPLDSPMHGDDLFSAVSDPVGVEERFRYLPQSPQTERGDFDSWIAEAADSPDPLFFAVVDRSTGRAEGRQALMRIDAANGVMEIGHILWGPALRRTRAATEALFLCADLAFASGFRRFEWKCDDANAPSKAAAKRFGFTFEGVFRQHLVYKGRNRDTAWFSIIDSEWPVLRSAYEAWLDEANFDDSGAQRQSLRELISESRLS; from the coding sequence ATGCACGATTACCTCACGAATTTCACGGGCGCACGGCCGCCTCGGCGAGAGCCCATCCACGGTCAGTACGTCGACCTCGAACCGCTCGATTCGCCCATGCATGGTGATGATCTCTTCTCTGCGGTCTCGGACCCGGTCGGGGTCGAGGAGCGGTTCCGCTACCTGCCCCAGTCCCCGCAGACCGAACGCGGCGACTTCGATTCCTGGATCGCCGAGGCGGCCGACAGCCCCGATCCCCTCTTCTTCGCCGTCGTGGATCGATCCACGGGCCGGGCCGAGGGTCGACAGGCGCTCATGCGCATCGACGCTGCCAACGGGGTCATGGAGATCGGGCACATCCTCTGGGGGCCGGCACTCAGACGGACGCGGGCGGCCACCGAGGCGCTCTTCCTCTGCGCCGATCTCGCCTTCGCCTCCGGCTTCCGTCGGTTCGAGTGGAAATGTGACGATGCGAATGCGCCGTCGAAGGCGGCAGCCAAGCGATTCGGGTTCACCTTCGAAGGAGTGTTCCGGCAGCACCTCGTGTACAAGGGCCGCAACCGCGACACCGCCTGGTTCTCGATCATCGACAGCGAATGGCCAGTGCTGCGATCGGCGTACGAGGCATGGCTCGACGAAGCGAACTTCGACGATTCAGGTGCCCAACGGCAGAGCCTGCGCGAACTCATCTCCGAGTCCCGTCTGAGCTGA
- a CDS encoding MarR family winged helix-turn-helix transcriptional regulator, whose protein sequence is MDEVDRIVAAWRRERPDLDVSPMEILSRVSRLARQLDLARKASFSDYGIEGWAFDVLSALRRAGEPYQLSPSTLLQETLVTSGTMTNRIDRLVARGWVERRPDPGDRRGVLVQLTDSGRATVDSALADLLVKEREILSGLTPSGSRKLATLLRELSTGFDGSED, encoded by the coding sequence ATGGACGAAGTGGATCGAATAGTCGCAGCCTGGCGACGTGAGCGCCCGGATCTCGACGTCTCCCCGATGGAGATCCTCTCCCGAGTCTCGCGTCTGGCCAGGCAGTTGGACCTGGCACGGAAGGCGAGCTTCTCCGATTACGGTATCGAGGGCTGGGCCTTCGACGTGCTCTCGGCCCTCCGCCGAGCTGGCGAGCCCTATCAGCTCTCGCCCTCGACGCTGCTGCAGGAGACTCTGGTCACGAGCGGCACGATGACCAATCGCATCGACCGGCTCGTCGCCCGCGGGTGGGTCGAACGCCGTCCTGATCCCGGGGATCGACGCGGAGTGCTCGTCCAGCTCACCGACAGCGGACGCGCCACGGTCGACTCCGCTCTGGCGGATCTGCTTGTGAAGGAGCGAGAGATCCTCAGCGGGCTCACCCCCTCAGGCAGTCGCAAACTGGCCACGCTGCTGCGGGAACTGTCCACCGGTTTCGACGGCAGCGAGGACTGA
- the sucC gene encoding ADP-forming succinate--CoA ligase subunit beta, with translation MDLFEYQARDLFEKHGVPVLKAQVATTPEAAKKAAEDLGGGVVVVKSQVKIGGRGKAGGVKVAKNPDEAEARAKDILGLDIKGHITEKVMIAEGADIAEEYYFSVLLDRSNRTYLAMCSKEGGMEIEQLAVERPEALAKIPVSAIDGINDAKAAEIAEAAGFDADTAAKVAPVLTSLWTVFEKEDATLVEVNPLVKTGAGDIIALDGKVSLDDNADFRQKEHEELRDISAENPLELKAKKLDLNYVKLDGEVGIIGNGAGLVMSTLDVVAYAGENHNGVKPANFLDIGGGASAEVMANGLDVILGDDQVKSVFVNVFGGITACDAVADGIVQALEILGPQATKPLVVRLDGNNVEEGRAILQKAAHPLVTLTDTMDGGADKAAELAAAK, from the coding sequence GTGGATCTTTTCGAGTATCAAGCACGTGACCTGTTCGAGAAGCACGGAGTGCCCGTGCTCAAGGCCCAGGTCGCGACGACGCCAGAAGCAGCGAAGAAGGCAGCCGAAGATCTTGGCGGCGGTGTCGTCGTCGTCAAGTCTCAGGTCAAGATCGGCGGCCGCGGCAAGGCCGGCGGCGTCAAGGTCGCCAAGAACCCGGATGAGGCCGAGGCTCGCGCCAAGGACATCCTGGGACTCGACATCAAGGGCCACATCACCGAAAAGGTGATGATCGCCGAAGGTGCCGACATTGCTGAGGAGTACTACTTCTCCGTGCTCCTCGACCGGTCCAACCGCACCTATCTGGCCATGTGCTCGAAGGAAGGCGGCATGGAGATCGAGCAGCTGGCCGTGGAACGTCCGGAAGCGCTCGCCAAGATCCCCGTCTCCGCCATCGACGGAATCAACGATGCCAAGGCAGCAGAGATCGCCGAGGCGGCCGGCTTCGATGCCGACACCGCCGCGAAGGTCGCGCCCGTGCTGACCAGCCTGTGGACCGTCTTCGAGAAGGAAGACGCCACCCTGGTCGAGGTCAACCCGCTGGTCAAGACCGGCGCCGGCGACATCATCGCCCTCGACGGCAAGGTCTCGCTCGACGACAACGCCGACTTCCGCCAGAAGGAGCACGAGGAGCTGCGCGACATCAGCGCAGAGAACCCACTGGAGCTCAAGGCAAAGAAGCTCGACCTCAACTATGTCAAGCTCGACGGCGAGGTCGGAATCATCGGCAACGGCGCAGGACTGGTCATGTCGACTCTCGACGTCGTCGCCTATGCAGGTGAGAACCACAACGGCGTCAAGCCCGCTAACTTCCTCGACATCGGAGGCGGCGCTTCGGCTGAGGTCATGGCCAACGGACTCGACGTCATCCTCGGCGATGATCAGGTGAAGTCCGTGTTCGTCAACGTCTTCGGCGGAATCACCGCGTGTGACGCTGTGGCCGACGGCATCGTCCAGGCCCTTGAGATTCTTGGGCCGCAGGCCACCAAGCCGCTCGTCGTCCGCCTCGACGGCAACAACGTGGAAGAGGGACGCGCCATCCTGCAGAAGGCTGCGCACCCGCTCGTCACGCTCACTGACACGATGGACGGTGGAGCCGACAAGGCCGCCGAACTGGCTGCTGCCAAGTAA
- the sucD gene encoding succinate--CoA ligase subunit alpha codes for MSIFLNSDSKIIVQGITGGEGSKHTARMLAAGSNVVGGVNARKAGTTVKHNDQAGNGVELPVFGTVAEAMEATGADVSVAFVPPAFSKDAAIEAIDAKIGLLVIITEGIPVQDSAEVWARAQAAGNATRIIGPNCPGIITPGESLAGIIPANITKKGKLGLVSKSGTLTYQMMYELRDLGFSTAIGIGGDPVIGTTHIDALEAFEADPETEAIVMIGEIGGDAEERAAAFIKENVTKPVVGYVAGFTAPEGKTMGHAGAIVSGSSGTAQAKKEALEAAGVKVGKTPTETAELMRGLLG; via the coding sequence ATGTCTATCTTCCTGAATTCCGATTCGAAGATCATCGTCCAGGGCATCACCGGCGGAGAGGGCTCGAAGCACACCGCCCGCATGCTCGCCGCCGGATCGAACGTCGTCGGCGGTGTCAACGCCCGCAAGGCCGGCACCACCGTCAAGCACAACGACCAGGCTGGCAACGGGGTCGAACTCCCTGTCTTCGGAACCGTCGCCGAGGCGATGGAAGCCACCGGTGCCGACGTGTCTGTGGCCTTCGTGCCGCCGGCATTCTCCAAAGACGCCGCGATCGAGGCCATCGACGCGAAGATCGGCCTGCTCGTCATCATCACCGAGGGCATCCCGGTGCAGGACTCGGCAGAGGTCTGGGCCCGTGCGCAGGCGGCGGGCAACGCCACCCGCATCATCGGACCCAACTGCCCGGGCATCATCACCCCCGGTGAGTCGCTGGCCGGCATCATCCCGGCGAACATCACGAAGAAGGGCAAGCTGGGCCTCGTCTCGAAGTCCGGCACGCTGACCTACCAGATGATGTACGAGCTGCGTGACCTCGGCTTCTCGACCGCCATCGGCATCGGCGGAGACCCGGTCATCGGCACCACGCACATCGACGCGCTCGAGGCCTTCGAGGCCGACCCCGAGACCGAAGCCATCGTCATGATCGGCGAGATCGGCGGAGACGCCGAAGAGCGCGCTGCCGCCTTCATCAAGGAGAACGTGACGAAGCCGGTCGTCGGCTACGTCGCAGGCTTCACCGCTCCCGAAGGTAAGACCATGGGCCACGCCGGCGCCATCGTCTCCGGTTCCTCGGGAACCGCTCAGGCCAAGAAGGAAGCCCTCGAGGCTGCAGGCGTCAAGGTCGGCAAGACCCCGACCGAGACCGCCGAGCTCATGCGCGGACTCCTGGGCTGA